Proteins co-encoded in one Leptospiraceae bacterium genomic window:
- a CDS encoding urate hydroxylase PuuD, protein MEDKALLIYSIRWIHYVSGVCWIGLLYFLNLVNVPLQGKLDAGVKKVLTPELMPRVLFWFRWAAMFTFLSGLAYYAVFFEMGGVRAATPNWSYWILLGMLLGTIMWFNVWFIIWPNQRVIINGVKSGNPADPSVPKKALLFSRINTFLSVPMLFFMGYGRHAGQQVPMFSGEGILVIVLAGVIGVGVVWFSIKQSGTISTEV, encoded by the coding sequence ATGGAAGATAAAGCACTTTTGATATATTCGATCCGTTGGATCCACTATGTATCCGGCGTTTGTTGGATTGGACTTCTCTATTTCTTAAATCTTGTAAACGTTCCTTTGCAAGGCAAATTGGACGCAGGAGTTAAAAAGGTTTTGACACCTGAACTAATGCCTCGAGTTCTATTTTGGTTTAGATGGGCGGCCATGTTTACCTTTTTATCAGGTTTAGCTTACTATGCTGTATTTTTCGAAATGGGCGGTGTAAGAGCAGCTACTCCTAATTGGTCGTATTGGATTTTACTTGGAATGTTACTCGGTACAATTATGTGGTTCAATGTTTGGTTTATAATTTGGCCGAATCAACGAGTAATCATCAATGGGGTTAAGTCTGGTAATCCGGCAGATCCTTCTGTTCCAAAAAAAGCACTTTTGTTTTCAAGAATCAATACATTCTTATCAGTTCCTATGCTTTTCTTTATGGGATACGGCAGACATGCAGGCCAACAAGTTCCTATGTTTTCAGGAGAAGGTATATTAGTAATTGTATTAGCTGGTGTAATTGGTGTTGGTGTTGTTTGGTTTTCAATCAAACAATCAGGTACAATTAGTACAGAAGTATAA
- a CDS encoding ATP-binding protein: MSEINYETINELVSSKVLESKYLDYKQDISHTLKNDETKIKILKDIVSFANSQGGDIIIGVTEKGGVPIKITGIDLIKVDEIIRTIESISSGGVNPRIPKYEFNNPIPLPDNSEKVILILRIHRSYNTPHMLVYKDENRFWYRGIAKNEMMDLQQIKSSIDYSQNVEEKVKAFLMDRINIIESDEIPYPLKDSAKTVIHFIPISSFLENNYTVELSKIKNDSDSIAYSIFQLIPLTLSLQLSIQSPGLNRVRKHKSIIIRKCLID, from the coding sequence TTGTCGGAGATTAATTATGAGACTATCAATGAGCTTGTATCTTCGAAAGTCTTGGAAAGTAAATATTTGGATTATAAACAAGATATATCTCATACACTCAAAAACGATGAAACTAAAATAAAAATATTAAAAGATATAGTCTCCTTTGCGAATTCACAAGGTGGAGACATCATTATTGGAGTAACTGAAAAAGGTGGAGTTCCAATTAAGATAACAGGCATCGATCTTATAAAAGTAGATGAAATTATAAGAACCATAGAGTCAATTAGTTCAGGTGGGGTAAATCCACGTATACCTAAATATGAATTTAATAATCCGATTCCATTGCCAGACAATTCAGAAAAAGTAATTCTAATACTTCGAATTCATAGAAGCTACAATACTCCCCATATGCTGGTCTATAAAGATGAAAATAGATTTTGGTATAGAGGTATAGCAAAAAATGAAATGATGGATTTGCAACAAATTAAGTCTTCTATCGATTATTCGCAGAATGTGGAAGAAAAAGTAAAAGCATTCTTGATGGATCGGATTAATATCATAGAATCAGATGAGATACCGTATCCACTGAAAGATTCAGCGAAAACAGTAATTCATTTTATTCCTATTTCGAGTTTCTTGGAAAATAATTATACTGTTGAATTAAGCAAAATAAAGAATGATTCAGATTCAATTGCATATTCTATATTCCAACTAATCCCTCTTACCCTCTCCCTTCAACTCTCTATACAAAGCCCCGGACTTAATAGAGTCCGAAAACACAAAAGCATTATTATTCGCAAATGCTTAATTGACTAG
- a CDS encoding ATP-binding protein produces the protein MLSDSTNLLSLQLKSDWSELDRVSDSIKSFFANSDLTKDDLDAVKMVTTELVENGIKYGYFPDSETRVELTLRKKKKRIVIEVKNKVKDSELVHLRRLDAKIQWIRGYQNPFEAYVERLKEISNKNLAEGESGLGLVRIAYEGQSILDFYLNEENLLAVSAVYQY, from the coding sequence ATGCTTAGCGATTCCACAAACTTACTATCCCTTCAGTTAAAATCGGACTGGTCTGAATTAGATAGAGTTTCCGATTCCATCAAATCCTTCTTTGCAAATTCTGATTTAACAAAGGATGACTTGGATGCAGTTAAAATGGTCACTACAGAGTTAGTTGAAAATGGAATCAAATACGGATATTTCCCAGACTCTGAAACTAGAGTAGAACTCACACTCCGAAAGAAAAAAAAACGAATCGTAATTGAAGTAAAAAATAAAGTGAAAGACTCTGAGTTAGTTCATTTGCGACGATTAGACGCGAAAATCCAATGGATTCGAGGATACCAAAATCCATTTGAAGCCTACGTGGAAAGACTGAAAGAAATTTCCAATAAAAATCTGGCGGAAGGTGAAAGCGGTTTAGGTCTAGTACGAATTGCTTACGAAGGGCAATCCATACTAGATTTTTATTTAAACGAAGAGAATTTACTAGCAGTTTCTGCCGTCTATCAATACTAA